acatttatttaatttcattgtctcaattaaaaattttatttataaatcgaaaatttatattttaataccgTATTTCTAGATCATCATAATTACGATCTTGACTTGAATCTCAATGTCCTCGATCGATTCTTTCGAGATTTTCAAGCACCATCTAgcgataaaatatgaaaaataattttggaaGTGTTTCCCTGGTGGATAGGCTACACATCTTACACAAgtgtataaaaaaaggaactttAAAATGCGCATATTATATTTCGGTAAATATTTCCAGTGAAAGCTATGCTGTATAAgagtatattaattaaaaaatgtataatttattagtataaaaaatttattttctgttctaattaataccattaaattatatgttaATTTTCTCCTTTAGAAAGGGATTtcgaatataaagaaagaattatgtTCACTTTTTGTTAATAGATTTACATAAAATTTGTCTTTAGATAGATAGTCGTTTTCGAATTGGCCtatggatattaaaaaaagtaaaactttatcgaaaagagaagcactcaatattgttttttcattGTGAAATATTCCTTAATTTAAAACACTCGTTTGTTAATTCGAGAATGATCCCAATAAAAAGTAGGTAAATTGTAGCGTATCAAAAAggatataattagaaataaagaaaaaatagagaaaacaaGGGAAATATAGGTAAAGaggtaaaaatgaataaaagagaaagaagaaaataggatAGAGAGGAGtgatcggtcggtcggtcgattGGTCGGTCAGGCGGTCGACCAGTCGGTTGATCGTCGAAAGCCGAATGGTTAGGAGCGGTAATTGCGAGGGGCGCACCCGCATGCGCGGCAGTGTCACGCTTAGGGTGCTGCGGGCGCAAGTCTATCAGAGAGCGGAGCAACAGAGTGCCGTTGTGTACACCCTCGCCCACGTACCACGACGCTCCTCGAGGAAGCGTCcacgttttttttcctgtGAAAGCCGTCGGAAGGCTAACGCGAAGCGTCGCCGCCCGTGTTTTTCCGTCCTAACACGAACAAAATAATAGACACagtgaaaggaaagagaaattatatcGTACGATGCGTCCATCATCCTGGCCGACTTACTTATCGTGCCCGATCGAGAAACACACGTAAGGTGGCTCGAgctacttttttttaaatgtgtCACCACGGACGAGCATGATTCTGGCTGGATCAGACCATTTCTTAGCGGGTAAGTCCACTCGAGCGTGCCGCGAATTGAACTGAATACCGAGTCGAGACCCACGAGAATCGTCGTTAATTCGTGATCTGTATTTGCCTCTAACACAAATATTACAAGCACGTAGATAGATATAGCCACGTAACCCTATAGCTCGCCAAGGAATTCTCAAACGCGGAAATCGGTTCTTTAAAATTTCCGAGCTTCTCTTACTGAACGGTCGACCGCATTGCCGCGCGATAAACTCCCTTCCCACCTCTCACCTACCCACCATCTCACCGTCCATCTCACCCTCTTGATACgctcctccctcccttccgTCTCAACACTCCTTCACCTTCGTTCTCTTCGTCCTCGGACAACGAGGAGCTCTCGTCACGTGCACCATTCAcattttttcgacgatactacCAATTCTTTCAACggttatcaatattttttctcattctcatgaTCAACTTTTACAAACATTCTTAAAAGCATACGCGTGTACTTCTTTCCATCTTCCGCATTGCGCAAagccattatttttttcattctccccttttctctctctctctctctctttctctctatctctctctttcaatttcccttctccctttctcgcctctttctctcctttgtgACACCACAAAGTCGCGATTCCTTTCGTAGCGTTATCGACGAACCCATCGAGCGAATAACGCGGATGAGAGCACGTCTCTTCGAAAAATCGTCTTATGCGCTTACTAGGGAGACTCGCGAGAGAATtagcttttcatttttatccttttccggaacagaaaagaaatatgtaacaTCGCAAGACCGTGCGTGCGTAGAATATTGCGTGTAGCACGATAGTTTCTACGATATCTGGGGCGACGATTAATTATTCCGGGTCATTAAAGTGTAATGCGTTGCTATCGTTTGAAACGTTCGATATCGACAGTACTATGCGCAACCAGTAGTTGATTATAAAATTCGTTTATGGATGGCCGAGAGTTCTCAGCTCGAAActataaataatcattattgataaaagaaaaataaaaaaaaaaaaaaacaatttttttctctctttaatcttTTCCAGTTGAAAATCCTTAAGAAGACATTACTAATTatgatatcattttctttttcatgtatatacgtagcacatatttaacattttacaTAGTACGTGGTATATATTAGACTCTTTCTTATGTTTCTCTGTGTGTTAAAGATCAGTAAAGTTTCTTTGGATTAAATAATAAGCGTGCTAACGTAGTAACGACGTGTAACCAATAATGCGAATAATGTTATCAAGAACGGTTCGCTTGTCACGAGATCGTCGTTCGAAAGTTCATACATGCCAATGTTGAGAAATCTGTATAAatcgaaaaatcgataatatttcgcGCGATAATAgttaaaggtaataaaatcgattcgaAGATTCTCTATATCGGGTTTGTTTTAGTACCTGTGGAAGCGACTGCATTTCTGGGTGCCGTTGCTGGTTTTATCGTCCTATTGCTGGCCATCTTCCTCTACCTCTCTCGTAAGTGGTGCTTCACACCGCCCACCTCGGCTGCTCTCTTCGGTGGAGTTTGCGTTCCGCTTTGTGAGTCCAGCAATAACTCTGCATCTCAAATATCGAAGAATATAGGTAAGCATTTGCACCTACGTACATttgtaaattcttttcttttcatcctttGTACCTTTTACATGTATATCATCGATCAAAATAACTATCGTTGATGATACGTTATCGTATTCTAGGGAAGGCATTTTCCTATTCGGATCCAGAAACAAGCTCTGATTCGGAAGAAGACGCTCTTCGAAGATTGAACTCGCATCCTCACCCACCACCAGATACGTTAACCATACAAGCTGAGGATGGGCCAGCGATCGTTGGTCGGTATTTCATAACTTCTAACCTTTCTACTTTAaagtaaatgtaaataaaaagtatcttATATAACGAAGTACGTTCTACTTAATGGATTTCAGACGCCGGAACTACTTCAAGTAGTTGTACTGAGGAACATACACCGACAGCTCAGCAGCAACAGGTAATCTACGTATACTATGCATATCTAATCTCGGACATTTACCTTCTCTTGTATACTttttgaaatttgaaattcttttgaaatttagTGCGTAGTGGAGGTCGGCGCCTCCAGTATCATACTCGATAGTAGAGAACAGGAGGCAGAGATCGAACGGAATGCACCAACGACGAATGACGTTATCACAAGGATGGGAGCCGTGCCAGAGGAAATTGGTAGCTTGGAAGTCGCTTTTCTTTATGATGCACCAATGCGTGAGATGACggttagttattttttttttttttcttttcttttatatcttttgatCATTCTTATTTACTGTGGCAGGTACAAGTTTTGCAAGGACGAAACTACCCAGCCGGAATCGGTGGCAGTCAAGTGCGTTTAGTATTGTTACCATCTAAGAAACAAAGACGTAAAACTCGCGTTCGACAGGGTAACTCGCCTCAATATATGGAAAgcttccttcttcctcgtgTTAATCCGGAAGATGTGAACGCTATGGGAGTACGACTAAGAGTCTATTTATGGGGTGGAAGAATGCGTAGAGAGAGATTACTCGGAGAGGCCAGAGTCTCCTTCGATCAAATCAATCTACAACTCGAAACCACTCTTTGGTTGACTTTGCAACCACCGCCATCTTcggtaaattaaataattgtccTATTAAAATATCCTAAAAAATACGAATGGATTCTCATTAAAATAGAAACTCGTTACAGGTTCAGGATTGGGGTACAAGCAGCAGTTTGACGCGTAGCGATTCTACAGGTTCACAACAATCCGTTCAATCATACGCATCACCTACCATACCGCCATATGGGAGTAGCATGAAAGGTGGAAGCGTTGCAGAAATATTAATAGGGCTATCTTATAATGGTACGACCGGACGTTTATCGGTCGAAATTATCAAGGGTTCTCATTTCCGTGGTGGCGGTGGTAATGATACTAAACCACCAGATACTTATGTGAAATTGGCTCTCGTCGATAGTAACGGCCATGAGATGAGTCGATCAAAGACGGGCTTGAAAAGAGCTCAACCGAATCCACTTTATAAAGAGACCTTTGTTTTCCaggtagaaaaaatatattacttgaATATCTTAAACGATAttcaaaatgaataaatttgattttatttctgttcACAGGTCGCTCTTTTCCAATTAGGTGATGTGACGCTTTTCGTTTCGGTTTATAATCGGCGAAGAGGTGGTATGGgcaagaaaggaagagagatgaTCGGTTGGCTCTGTCTAGGTTTGAACAGTTCTGGCTCGGAGGAATTACAACATTGGAATGATATGCGTGTGGCCCGACAGCCCACCCAAGTTCAACGCTGGCACTCGCTTTTACGTCCTTGAAGCAAAAAGAGGATTCACACGACGAATGATACAAAgatttttctcgattttagGCATTTTTTTCAAGCAGCATCGTCGGACGAAACAAGTCCAACGTGCACTGCCCGACtggaaaatgaaaacgaagaaaagaacatacatacacgcgcaAATCAATAAGTGTTTCATCTGTCGATAGTCGATACTGCGTTACGATCAGAGCTGCTTGCTATCGTAATAATAAGCGCTAAAAAAACTCTGAGTTGTAAACTCTATACTCGATGTACtaagtacatacacatatacatttcCCTTTTTGATACGGCGGAGGGAGTCGAGAGTGttttcgatatatttcattcatcACGGTGGCACCATCGACTTTGTCGAGGTCACAAGTTTGTGGCACGAGAACTCTCCGATTCGGACATATGTGCCTGAGCCAAAACCTTGATCGTTTATCTTTTACTTTGTGCCTTTCACCCTTTTTAGGAAAAGTCGTGGTCCCACCTGTGACACCTGATAAGTAGGGGAAACGcgtaaggaaaggaaagaatgaacgCGCGTGTGTATGCCtgtaagtgtgtgtgtgtgtgtatgtatgcttCTTTGTGCAATGAGAGTgcaaaaagtgagagagagagagagagagagagagagagagagagagagagagagagagagagagagagagagagagaaaaagaaagagagtcagagagaaagagagggagagagagaaggaaaacgaaTCAAAAATGATTCGAGCTAACAAGTGTGCCGAGTTTTATCTTTGCTCCGCGGtactttttcaatatatattctaGAATGCAGTGACTCCTTCATACAAATTAGTACGACGAATTTTGGTGTCTTGTGATGGTTCGAGAATGGATTGACGTTGTGCGATGCTGAATGAGAAAGATACGACGAGGACACGTTTACAATTCAATGACGCACAATAAATCGCAAAACGCACCCCGTTGATGCAGATGTGATGATGATCGTAgattatcgatcttattattgacatagaaatttatgcgattgTAATTCATAAGTACGAATAGATCTAGTTACATTACTATCTACGCGTTTAATAATAGACGGAATTGGAtggcgaaaaaaaaatgggcgAGAGACTGATCAATGGATAAGCTACGAATCATTTAGAGCTTGATTTTTCAAGCCTTACAAGTGTTATAGTCTTTTagctataaaagaaaaaattaatccatGCTCGAACTGTTCTGTCGTTTACGTATTAGACACGAAGCGATTATACAAGGGCTCAGAAGTTGACTCGttggataaatataaatacacgcTATATTACAGCTTCGATTTTCTTTAGCACTTCTGGTTCTAGTACActtaaaaatcgataatagtgGCTCTCTATAATTCAGCTCTCAAAGAagaaattacgaaaataagttagaagatttttataattggaTCGAGAAAAACGCGTCTACTTTAGAAAAATCGTAGGATAATATGATATACTTTAGTACTTTTAGTGCCATTGACTTCTGAGTCCTAACAGCAACATGATTGTACATAACTTACTATGTTACAGTCTGTTTATAAATGACACGATATTGAATGGAAGTTTTTAAGTTGTGCTTACACATATACAGACAATGATACATTCTtcagaattttctctctcaaaaaCAAATTCTTTATTTGTGTGTAATTCAACTCGAAATGAAGTAATCGTAATAAGTCGTCAAGATATCTTATGAATCTCTCATTGCAGGAGCACTATTTCGTGATTACATTGCCTTATATATCACTTCGTCATGTTACTCTAAAGAATTCAAAGAATTCGTTGTACTCGGATTTCTACGCCCAATGAACGCTATAAGAAAAGTCACGAGATaacaaacgaaataattttaaaaatcgtttGTTACAGGGAGATATgccaaattaaaaaaaaaatttttaatgctaGTATGAGATCAAGATGGTGCGTACTACTGTATCATCTTATTCGCGATTTCTTTCAAAAACTGTTATAAGTGAAGATCGCGAACGTTATAAACAGACTATCTCAtcggatttttatttatattttatctacaGCACCCTTTTCTCGATAAGTAACGATTAAAGTTTAAACGTCTACTGCACAAAATAATTACCTTGATCAATGTTATTACAtacttacaaataaataactatatttatcgcgttttataaaaatgtactctgatacaattaaataaatttatgaatagttgttattaagagcataaaaaataaagtgtCAGTCAGAGAACATATTTCTCCAatagttctctcttttttcttgcaaGTAATGCTTCTTGTATATCTTGCTGCGATGGTATACGTTTTTGTGAAGtcgtttctatttcttcttccgaATCTGACTCTTTATTCTTCTGCTGTAGCCATTCTTTTATAGTTTTGTCTCTTGCTTCATGTTCCGCTTTTTGCTCTAACGGTAACAAAattccatcgtcgtcgtctctatatccataataatcgGCATCTATATCTTTCATTAATTCTGCACGTGTTTTCCGAGGGGGTGGTGGAGGCTCTTGTTCAAAGAGTTCTCTCACTCCTGGTAATTCTTTTGCAGCtccaaaatatttataacccCGATTTCCAGGTACCTAAAAATTTCACacaaagtataaataattttagtaaATGTATCTCgaatgatgataaaatatctattcaCCTCTCGTCCTTCATGATCCAGCATCCGTGGTCCTACACGAGAATAATCTGGTCCTCCGAGT
The genomic region above belongs to Vespa crabro chromosome 2, iyVesCrab1.2, whole genome shotgun sequence and contains:
- the LOC124422325 gene encoding synaptotagmin-14, encoding MILAGSDHFLAVPVEATAFLGAVAGFIVLLLAIFLYLSRKWCFTPPTSAALFGGVCVPLCESSNNSASQISKNIGKAFSYSDPETSSDSEEDALRRLNSHPHPPPDTLTIQAEDGPAIVDAGTTSSSCTEEHTPTAQQQQCVVEVGASSIILDSREQEAEIERNAPTTNDVITRMGAVPEEIGSLEVAFLYDAPMREMTVQVLQGRNYPAGIGGSQVRLVLLPSKKQRRKTRVRQGNSPQYMESFLLPRVNPEDVNAMGVRLRVYLWGGRMRRERLLGEARVSFDQINLQLETTLWLTLQPPPSSVQDWGTSSSLTRSDSTGSQQSVQSYASPTIPPYGSSMKGGSVAEILIGLSYNGTTGRLSVEIIKGSHFRGGGGNDTKPPDTYVKLALVDSNGHEMSRSKTGLKRAQPNPLYKETFVFQVALFQLGDVTLFVSVYNRRRGGMGKKGREMIGWLCLGLNSSGSEELQHWNDMRVARQPTQVQRWHSLLRP
- the LOC124422328 gene encoding pre-mRNA-splicing factor ISY1 homolog, whose product is MARNAEKAMTTLARWRAAQSNEGARKEQERRPYLASECRDLRKAEKWRMQIIREIAKKVAQIQNAGLGEFRIRDLNDEINKLLREKRHWEAQIKELGGPDYSRVGPRMLDHEGREVPGNRGYKYFGAAKELPGVRELFEQEPPPPPRKTRAELMKDIDADYYGYRDDDDGILLPLEQKAEHEARDKTIKEWLQQKNKESDSEEEIETTSQKRIPSQQDIQEALLARKKRELLEKYVL